Below is a genomic region from Enterobacteriaceae endosymbiont of Donacia cinerea.
CTTTTGCTCATAAAATTAAAAAATTAGAAATTATTGGACAATATAAATTTGATAATAATTTAAAAGCTACTATTTCTTATGTTCAAACAGAAGGAAATAATATTCCTGCTGGATATCATTATTTAGGTGGAAATATAAATTTTTTAAAATATATATCAATTAATACAATTTATAAATTTAGTAAAAATTTATCTGCTTATTTTGATTATCGTATTAACTTATTAAACAAAAAAGATAGATACATAAAATCAAATGATATTTTTACAAAAAATCTTTTTGGGATAGGTATAATTTATAATTTTTAAATAATAAATTATTACTTGCTAGCTATTTCTTAAATTTAATAATTTTATAAAAAATAAATCTTAGAAATAGTTAGTTTTTTTTTGTAACCAAGGATTATTTATAATTTCATCATTAATATTAGTTTTTTCTCCATGACCTGGTAAAATTATAGTATTTTTATTTAAAGAAAAAATTTTTTTTTTTATAGAATAAAGTAAAATGTTAAAATTACTTTTTGGTAAATCTGTTCTACCTATACTATTTTTAAAAATAGTATCTCCTGATATTAAAATATTATTTAATTTATTAAAAAAAATTACATGACCTGGAGTATGACCGGGACAATGATAAGTTTGTAAAATAATTTCTCCTATATAAATATTTTGATTATTTTTCAACCATATATTATTTTTAAATATACAATATGGAAGTTGAAATAATTTATTTTGTAATTCTATATTTTTTATCCAAAAAATATCTTTTTTGTGAGGACCTAATATAGGAATATTTAAAATTTTAGATAAATTATAGGCTGCACCGATATGGTCTAAATGACCATGAGTTATTAAAATTTTTGTTATATTTAAATTATATCTATTTAAAATTTTTAAAATTTTTAAATATTCCCCGCCAGGATCAATAAGAGCTGCATTTAATGTTTTTTTACACCATATAATATAACAATTTTGATTAAAATTTGTAACAGTAATAATAATATAGTTCATAATAATAATATTTATTAACTTCTTTGTATTATTTAATTAATATAATAATGTATATTATTCACATTTTGCTGCTTTAAAAGCTTCTGTCATTACATTAGAAAAATTATTTTTTTTACTTTTTTTAATAATTTTATTTTCTATAATATTTAAATTAATAGTTATATAAACTATTCTATTTTTACGATCAATATTACTAATTTTACCTGCTATATTTTGTCCTTTTTTAAAATATTTTAAAATGTTATCAATTTTATGATTTTTATATTCAGTTAATTTAACATTTCCTAATATGCCATCTTTAAATTTTAATTTAATATTTTTTTTATCTATATCGGTAATAATACCTGTTACGATATTATTTTTTTTTTGTTCTACTAAATATGTATTTAAAGGATCTTCTGTTAATTGTTTAATACCTAAAGAAATTCTTTCTCTTTCAGAATCTACTTGTAAAACTATAGTTGTAATATCATTACCTTTTTTATATTTATTAACTTCATTTTCTCCGTTATTTATCCATGATAAATCAGATAAATGAACTAATCCATCTATACCACCAGTTAAACCAATAAAAATACCAAAATCTGTTATGGATTTTATTTTACCTTGAACATGATCACCTTTATCATAATTTTTTGAAAATTCTAACCAAGGATTAATTGTACATTGTTTAATACCTAAAGAAATTCTTCTTCTTTCTTCATCAATATCTAAAACCATAACTTCAACTTTATCATTAACATTTACTATTTTTGTAGGATGTATATTTTTATTTGTCCAATCCATCTCTGATACATGAACTAATCCTTCTACTCCTTCTTCAATTTCAACAAAACAACCATAATCTGTTAAATTTGTTACTCTTCCTAATAATTTACTATTTTCAGGATAACGTGTTGATATAGACTTCCAAGGATCTTCTCCTAATTGTTTTAATCCTAATGAAACACGAGTTTTATCTTTATCAAATTTTAATATTTTAATTTTAATTTCTTCACCAATATTAACAATTTCGCTTGGATGTTTAACTCTTTTCCAAGCCATATCTGTAATGTGTAATAATCCATCTACTCCACCTAAATCAACAAAAGCACCATAGTCAGTAAGATTTTTAACTAATCCTTTAATTTCCATCCCTTCATATATAGTATTAAGTAAATGATTTCTTTCTGCACTATTTTCTAATTCAATAACAGCTTTTCTAGATACAACAACATTATTTCTTTTTTTATCTAATTTTATAACTTTAAAATCTAATTCTTTACCTTCTAAATGAGAAGTATCTCTAATTGGTCTAATATCTACCAAAGATCCGGGTAAAAAAGCTCTAATACTATTAAGTTCTACGGTAAAACCTCCTTTTACTTTACCAGTAATAATTCCTTTAATATTATTATTATTTAGATTAGCTTTTTCTAAAATTAACCAAGATTCATGTCTTTTAGCTTTTTCTCTAGATAAAATAGTTTCACCAAATCCATCTTCTATTGAATCTAATGATACATCTACAATATCTCCTACTTTAATTTCAATATTTCCTTGAGAATTTTTAAACTGTGAAATAGGAATACAAGATTCTGATTTTAATCCAGCATCTACTAAAACAATATCTTTTTCAATAGAAATAATAATTCCGGAAATTATGGATCCTAAATTAATAATTTTATTTTTTAATGATTTTTCAAATAACTCTGCAAAACATTCATTCATATTAGTAACTTTGAAATATTTTATAATAAATATCCACTTAAATCATATTAAGTATTATTTTTTAAAAAACTCATATATTCCTTTTATGAGAGAAATTTAAATATAATATTATATTATATTGAATATAAATATTCATATAAAATTAACATTAATAAAAATTTTCTGCAACTATATAATATATATATCGTCAATCTATTTAATTCTATTTTTTAAAAAATAAAATTTTTTAATTATTAAAATAAATAATTATAACTGATTTAATTATAAATACTAATTTTTTCAAATTCTTTAAAAAAATTTGGATATGTTTTACTAGTACAATTAGGATTAATAATATTTACTGAGTTATTAGATAATGATAATAATGAAAAACACATAGCTATACGATGATCGTTATATGTTTCAATTATAACTTCTTTTATATATTTAGGAGGAGAAATAATAATATAATCATAACCAGTAATAATTTTTGCACCAGTTTTTTTTAATTCATTAGACATTGCTTTTAAACGATCAGTTTCTTTAACTCTCCAATTATATATATTTTTTATAGTTGTAATTCCTTTTGCAAATAAACTAGTAACGGCTAGAGTCATAGCTACATCTGGGATATCATTTAAATCCATATTTACTGATTTTAAAGTATTCTTTGTACAACTAATATAATTTTTACCATAATTTATTATCGCCCCCATTTTCTGTAAAATATTAACATATTTAACATCACCTTGAATACTATTTTTATTTATATTCTTTAATTTTACTGTACCTCCTTTAATTGCTGCAGCAGATAAAAAATATGATGCAGAAGATGCATCTCCTTCTATAATATATTCTCCAGGAGAAATATAATTTTGTTGTCCAGAAATTTTAAATTGCTGATAATTATAATTATCTACATGAATACCGAAAATTTTCATTAATTTAATAGTTATATCAATATATGGTTTTGATACTAAATTATTTGTAATATTAATTAAGGTATTTTTTTTTATTAAAGGACTTATCATTAGTAATGATGTTAAAAATTGACTAGAAATAGAACCTTCTATTTTAAGAAAATTAGTACCTTGAAAACCTCCTTTTATATGGATAGGAGGAAAATTTTTTTTTTCTAAATATTTTATAATAGCTCCACCATTTTTTAATGAATCTACAAGATGTTTTATCGGTCTTTCTTTCATTCTTGGTTCACCAGTTAAAATAATATCACATTTATTACTTAATGATAATATAGCTGTTAGTGGTCTGATCACTGTTCCTGCATTTCCAAGAAATAATTTTAATTTTTTTTTAGGTTTAAAAATTCCATTATTTCCTATAATTAAACATTCTTTTTTATTTTTTGATAAAATAAATTTAGTATTTAATTTTTTTAATGCATTTAACATATGATTAATATCATCACTATCAAGTAAATTTATTACTTTAGTATTACCTTTAGCTAAAGCTGATAATAAAAGTACTCTATTAGAAATACTTTTAGATCCAGGTAAAAATATAGAACCTTGAATTTTATGAATAGGTTTTATGGTTAAAATATTTTTCATATATATATTATTTCTTATTTTTATTAAATTTTAAAATAATCATATCATTTATGCATATATTTTTTCAAAATCATTCATAAAATTTATTAATTTTTTAACACCTTCTATAGGCATTGCATTATATATAGAAGCTCTTATACCTCCTATAATTTTATGACCTTTAAGATAAAATAATCCATTTTCTTGTGATTTTTGTAAAAATAAATTTTCTTTTTCTGGATTTTTTAAATGAAAAACAACATTTGTTATAGATCTATTACAATGTTTAATTTTATTTATATAAAATTCACTTTTATCTATAGTAGAATAGAGTAATTCTGCTTTTTTTTTATTTATTTTACTAATATATTTAACACCCCCTTTTTTTTTTAACCATTTTAAAACTAATCCTGATAAATATAAAGAAAAAGTAGGAGGAGTATTAAACATTGAATTATGTTTAAATATAACTGTATAATCTAATACTGAAGGTATTTCTTTTCTTTTTTTATTTTTATTTAAAATTAAATCTTTTTTTATAATTAAAATAGTTAATCCTGCTGGACCAATATTTTTTTGTGCACTTGCATATATCATTCCATAATCTTTAATATTAATTTCTTTTGCAAGAATAGAAGATGATAAATCTGCAATAATAGTTTTATTGTTGAATATAGGTTTTTCATTTATTGCAATACCTTCTATTGTTTCATTAGGACAATAATGTATATATTTTGAATTATTATTTAATTTCCAATATTGCATTTTTTGAATATAATATATTCCATTTTTTTTTTTTACTGGATTAATAATATTGGGTTTACAATATTTTGTAGCTTCTTCTATTGCTTTATAAGACCAGTGACCAATATTTGCATAATCGGCTGTTTCATTATAATATAATAAATTCATTGGTATAGCTGAAAATTGTGTTCTAGCTCCTCCTTGACAAAATAATATTGTATACTGTGATGGAATATTAATTAATTCACGTAAATCTTTTTTTATATTTTCAATTAAATTTATAAAATCATCACTACGATGACTAATTTCCATAACAGAAACATTTAAATTATTCCAATTTATTAACTCATTTTGTGCTTTTTTTAAAACTTCATGAGGTAATGAAGCAGGACCAGGACTAAAATTAAATATATTTTGCATGATTATATAATCCTAAAAAATTGAAGTTAAAATATAATAGTTTTATTTCAATTGTGTATTGTTAGTATACATAGACATTATAATACCAAAATTGGTCATAATAACTACAAGAGATGTTCCACCATAACTAATTAATGGTAACGGGATTCCAACAATAGGTAATAAACCACTTACCATACTCATATTAATAAATGTACATAGAAAAAATACTGATATTATACCTCCAATTATTATTTTATTAAAAAGAGCATGACATTCTAATGATAGAAATAAACTTCTTCCTATTAATAATATATATAAAATAATTAATAATAATACTCCTACAAAACCAAATTCTTCGGCAAATACAGAAAATATAAAATCAGTATGTTTTTCTGGTAAAAAATTTAATTGTGATTGCGTTCCATGTAGCCATCCTTTACCAAATAAACCTCCAGACCCGATTGCTGTTTTAGACTGAAAAATATGATATCCTTTACCTAATAAATCATAATGAGTTTTTAATAACATTAACATTCTTTCTCTTTGATAATCATGTAATAAAAAAACCCATGCAAAAGGAAGAAACATTATAAATAAGATAATACTATTCAAAATTTTTTTCCAAGATAGTCCTGCTAAAAATAGGATAATAGAACCAGATAAACCAATTAATATAGCAGTACCTAAATCTGGTTGTTTCGCAACTAATATAGTAGGTATTAATATAAGAATCATTGCTTTTAAGAAGACTTTTGTAGTAATATAATAATTAGCATCATCTATAATACTTGCAACAACTAAAGGAACTGATATTTTAGCTATTTCAGATGGTTGAAATTTAAAAAAATTAAGATTTAACCATCTTTTAGCTCCTTTTGTTGTATGACCAGCAAATTCTACAGCAATTAATAAAAAGATAGAAAATACATAAAATAAAAAAGAATATTTTTTATAAATATTTGGAGGAATTTGTACTGCTATCAACATAATTGTAAAACCTATACCAATTTGTATTAATTTATTTTTAAAAAAAATATGATTTTGTATATCTGTTACACTCCATGTTATAAATAAACTAATTATTAAAATTAATATAATTAATAATAATAAGATTAAATCTATATGTAATACAGAATGAATAAAATAATTTAAATTTTTTTTTTTCATAATAAAATCGTATAATTAAATTTTTACGTTAAAAATTTTTTTTGGTTAGCAAAAATATAATCTAAAATTTTTCTTAAAATATCTCCAATTAATATATTTTTATTACTATTTTCTATAATAATAGTAATAGCTATTTTAGGATCATTAAAGGGAGCAAAAGCTATTATAAGCTTATGATCTCTTAATTTTTCTTCTATTGTATTTATATTATATTTTTTTTTATTTTTTAAGTTAAAAACTTGTGCAGTTCCAGTTTTTGCTGCTACATTATAATTTTTTACATTAGAAAAATATTTATATAAAGTACCATTTTTTTTATTTACTACATTAAACATTCCTTTTTTTACTATATTCCAATATTGGAAAGGTAAATTTACTATTTTTTTATATTTTGGAAAAGAATAATATTTAAAAATATTGTCTAATTTTTCCATTTTATAAAGATGAAGAGTTTTAGTAACACCATTATTAATTAATATAGTTAAGGCGTTATGTATTTGTATAGGAGTAGCGTTCCAATAACTTTGTCCTATCCCAACTGAAATAGTATCTCCTATATACCAAGGATTTTCTATATTTTGTAATTTCCATTTTTTTGTAGGCATATTACCTAATTGTTCATTAAAAAGATCTATATTTGTTAATTTCCCATAACCAAATTTGTTCATCCATTTATGAATTTTATTAATACCTATATTATAGGCTAATTGATAAAAAAAAGAATCTGATGATTCTTGTAATGCTTTATTAATATTAAGATAACCATGTCCATTTTTTTTCCAATCTTTATAAATTTGGTTAAATTTAGGAATTTTCCACCATCCTGGATCAAATAATATTGTATTTTTATTGATTAAATTTAAATTTAATGCTAACAAAGCTATATATGGCTTAATAGTAGAAGCCGGGGGATAAATACCTTGAATAGCTCTATTTATTAGAGGTTTATTATTATTTTTTAATAAAAAAATTAATTTTTTTTTTTCATTATTATTAATAAATAAATTAGGATTAAAACTTGGGGTAGAAACCATAGCTAAAATTTCACCATTTCTAGGATTACTAATGATAACAACTCCTTTTTTATCTTTCATTAATAAATAAATATATTTTTGTAAATTATAATCAATTGTTAAATAAAGATCACTCCCTGTATATGCTTCTTTTTTACAAATATTATATTTATAAAAACCTTTATTATCTATAGCTATTTTTTGATAACCAGGAATACCATATATTTTTTTTTGATAATATTTTTCAATACCATTCATTCCTATTGATGATTTGTCAGTAAAATTTTTTACAGAATTTTTATTCCTAAAGATAATTTTCTTTTTTATATTATGATAATTAATATATCCAATTATATGTGCAAATAAACTTCCTTGTGGATAAAAACGTTTTTGATAAATTTTAAGAGATATTTTAGGAAATTTATATTTATTTACTAAAAATTTGGATACTTGAATATTATTTAAATCTATTTTTAAAATAATATTTTTTAATGAATTATTTTTTATTCTTTTTTTTATTAAATTTATCAAATTATATTTATCAATTTTTAAGTTTAATAATTTTTTTAAATTTATAATTTTTGTTAAAAAAGTATCATTATTATTAAGTTTAATTTTAATTTGATAAAAACTTTTATTTTTAGCTAAGATTATCCCATTTCTATCATAAATTAATCCCCTATTTGGTTTTAAAAAAAAAAAACTAGAATAATTTTTTTCAGATTGTAATTTATATGCTTTATAAGATTTTATTTGTAAATAATATAAATTATATATTAGAATAGACAGTAATATTAAAGATACTTTAATTAAAAATTTTATCCTTTGTAAAAAAATTTTTAATGTTATTGTATAATTTTGTAAAAAATTATATTTTATACTCATTATTATTTTTATACCTATATTATTCAAAATATTTTATGAAATTAAAAAAATTAATTTTTCTAAATCAATCCAAAAATATTTTTCTGTATAATCATTTATTATAAAACTTTTCATGTTTATTTCAATTTCTAATAATAATTTAAATATTAAATATAATTTTTTATTATTTATTTTCTTTAATATTTGTTTATAAAAATATTCTTTAGATAAAGGTATTAGAAATTTTTTTAAAATTATATTTAAAGGATATTTTTTTAAATTTCTATATATTTTAAAAATTAAAAAAATAGTTTTTTGTAATTTATTAAAAACTAAAAAAATATTTTGTTTGTTATTTTTCATTTGTTTAATAATTTCAAAACTATTTTTTACATTACCTAATAAAATAGAATTAATTAAATTATTATCTTTTATATAAGAAATATTACTTAAATAGTTTTGGTTTTTATCATGTATATAAATATCTTCTATAATTTGATTTAATAACATTAAATTTTTTGAATATAAATTTTTTAAAAAACTACAATTTTTTTTATTTATAATTAAATTTAATTTTTTAAAACGATAATAAATCCAATTAGTTAGTTGTTTATTATTTAATTTATTAAATTTTAAAAATATTAAATATTTATTATTTATAAAATTTTTTATAATTTTTTCTGTATATAAATTGAAATAATCATGAATTTCTAAAATTAGAATATTATTGATATTTATATAATAAATTAAATTAATAATATTATTTTTAAATTTAAAGAAAATTTTTTTATTTAAACAAATTAAATGTATTATTTGTTTTTTATAAAAAAAATCAGTTATAATAAATTTAGAAAAAATATCATCCCAGATAGTATCATTATCAATGATAATTATCTTATTTTTAAGATAACCTAATTTTATTAATTTTTTAAATAACAGATTTATACTTTTTTTAATAAAAAAAATTTCATCTCCTGTGAGAATATAACAAAAATATTTTTTGTTATAAATATTTTTATTAAAATTATTTAATAATATTTTATTCATTTTTTTATTTAAAATTATTTATTTAAAGAATATTTTTATTTTATAAACATAAAAAAATATTATTATTTTTTTTTTGTTACTATATTAAATATCTTTTGTGGTATATATATTATTTTTAAAATTTTAGTATTTATTAAAAGTTTAGATATTTTATTATGTAGTAATATATATTCTTTAATATAATTTTGATTATCTTTATATTTATTTAGCATAGATATAATATATTTTTTTTTTCCATCTATTTGAATTACAATGTTAAATTTATTATTTATTTTTTTAGTATCAATTTTTGAAATTATAGGCCATAACTCATAATCTATATTATTTTTATTACCCATATATTTCCATAAGACAAAACAAATATGTGGAGTAAAAGGATAAAGCATTTTTAATATAGATAATATACTATTAAAAATAATAGTATAATCAATATTATTATATATTTTATATTTTAAAATTTTATTAAATAAAATCATAATTGATGATATTGCTGTATTAAAAGATTGATTTTTTTCAAAATTATTTGTTACTTTAATAATAATTTCATTTATATAATTTTGTATTATTAGTTGTTTTTTATTATAAGAAAAAGATAATTTAGTTTTTTTAATTTTTTGATAATTATTAGATAATTTTCTATATTTATAAATAAATTTCCATATTTTTTTTAAAAATCTATACATTCCTTTAATTCCCGTTTCTTGCCATTCTAAATCCATTGTTGGAGGAGCTGCAAACATAATAAAAAGACGTAAAGAATCTGCTCCATATTTTTCAATAATATTTTGAGGATCAATACCATTATTTTTAGATTTAGACATTTTAATCATACCATTATTAATTACTTTTCTTCCTTCATTATTAATAAAAATATTATTTTTTTTATCAAAAAAAATATTTTTTTCGTTAATC
It encodes:
- a CDS encoding MBL fold metallo-hydrolase, coding for MNYIIITVTNFNQNCYIIWCKKTLNAALIDPGGEYLKILKILNRYNLNITKILITHGHLDHIGAAYNLSKILNIPILGPHKKDIFWIKNIELQNKLFQLPYCIFKNNIWLKNNQNIYIGEIILQTYHCPGHTPGHVIFFNKLNNILISGDTIFKNSIGRTDLPKSNFNILLYSIKKKIFSLNKNTIILPGHGEKTNINDEIINNPWLQKKTNYF
- the rpsA gene encoding 30S ribosomal protein S1 translates to MNECFAELFEKSLKNKIINLGSIISGIIISIEKDIVLVDAGLKSESCIPISQFKNSQGNIEIKVGDIVDVSLDSIEDGFGETILSREKAKRHESWLILEKANLNNNNIKGIITGKVKGGFTVELNSIRAFLPGSLVDIRPIRDTSHLEGKELDFKVIKLDKKRNNVVVSRKAVIELENSAERNHLLNTIYEGMEIKGLVKNLTDYGAFVDLGGVDGLLHITDMAWKRVKHPSEIVNIGEEIKIKILKFDKDKTRVSLGLKQLGEDPWKSISTRYPENSKLLGRVTNLTDYGCFVEIEEGVEGLVHVSEMDWTNKNIHPTKIVNVNDKVEVMVLDIDEERRRISLGIKQCTINPWLEFSKNYDKGDHVQGKIKSITDFGIFIGLTGGIDGLVHLSDLSWINNGENEVNKYKKGNDITTIVLQVDSERERISLGIKQLTEDPLNTYLVEQKKNNIVTGIITDIDKKNIKLKFKDGILGNVKLTEYKNHKIDNILKYFKKGQNIAGKISNIDRKNRIVYITINLNIIENKIIKKSKKNNFSNVMTEAFKAAKCE
- the aroA gene encoding 3-phosphoshikimate 1-carboxyvinyltransferase is translated as MKNILTIKPIHKIQGSIFLPGSKSISNRVLLLSALAKGNTKVINLLDSDDINHMLNALKKLNTKFILSKNKKECLIIGNNGIFKPKKKLKLFLGNAGTVIRPLTAILSLSNKCDIILTGEPRMKERPIKHLVDSLKNGGAIIKYLEKKNFPPIHIKGGFQGTNFLKIEGSISSQFLTSLLMISPLIKKNTLINITNNLVSKPYIDITIKLMKIFGIHVDNYNYQQFKISGQQNYISPGEYIIEGDASSASYFLSAAAIKGGTVKLKNINKNSIQGDVKYVNILQKMGAIINYGKNYISCTKNTLKSVNMDLNDIPDVAMTLAVTSLFAKGITTIKNIYNWRVKETDRLKAMSNELKKTGAKIITGYDYIIISPPKYIKEVIIETYNDHRIAMCFSLLSLSNNSVNIINPNCTSKTYPNFFKEFEKISIYN
- the serC gene encoding 3-phosphoserine/phosphohydroxythreonine transaminase, translated to MQNIFNFSPGPASLPHEVLKKAQNELINWNNLNVSVMEISHRSDDFINLIENIKKDLRELINIPSQYTILFCQGGARTQFSAIPMNLLYYNETADYANIGHWSYKAIEEATKYCKPNIINPVKKKNGIYYIQKMQYWKLNNNSKYIHYCPNETIEGIAINEKPIFNNKTIIADLSSSILAKEINIKDYGMIYASAQKNIGPAGLTILIIKKDLILNKNKKRKEIPSVLDYTVIFKHNSMFNTPPTFSLYLSGLVLKWLKKKGGVKYISKINKKKAELLYSTIDKSEFYINKIKHCNRSITNVVFHLKNPEKENLFLQKSQENGLFYLKGHKIIGGIRASIYNAMPIEGVKKLINFMNDFEKIYA
- the rodA gene encoding rod shape-determining protein RodA; protein product: MKKKNLNYFIHSVLHIDLILLLLIILILIISLFITWSVTDIQNHIFFKNKLIQIGIGFTIMLIAVQIPPNIYKKYSFLFYVFSIFLLIAVEFAGHTTKGAKRWLNLNFFKFQPSEIAKISVPLVVASIIDDANYYITTKVFLKAMILILIPTILVAKQPDLGTAILIGLSGSIILFLAGLSWKKILNSIILFIMFLPFAWVFLLHDYQRERMLMLLKTHYDLLGKGYHIFQSKTAIGSGGLFGKGWLHGTQSQLNFLPEKHTDFIFSVFAEEFGFVGVLLLIILYILLIGRSLFLSLECHALFNKIIIGGIISVFFLCTFINMSMVSGLLPIVGIPLPLISYGGTSLVVIMTNFGIIMSMYTNNTQLK
- the mrdA gene encoding penicillin-binding protein 2, encoding MSIKYNFLQNYTITLKIFLQRIKFLIKVSLILLSILIYNLYYLQIKSYKAYKLQSEKNYSSFFFLKPNRGLIYDRNGIILAKNKSFYQIKIKLNNNDTFLTKIINLKKLLNLKIDKYNLINLIKKRIKNNSLKNIILKIDLNNIQVSKFLVNKYKFPKISLKIYQKRFYPQGSLFAHIIGYINYHNIKKKIIFRNKNSVKNFTDKSSIGMNGIEKYYQKKIYGIPGYQKIAIDNKGFYKYNICKKEAYTGSDLYLTIDYNLQKYIYLLMKDKKGVVIISNPRNGEILAMVSTPSFNPNLFINNNEKKKLIFLLKNNNKPLINRAIQGIYPPASTIKPYIALLALNLNLINKNTILFDPGWWKIPKFNQIYKDWKKNGHGYLNINKALQESSDSFFYQLAYNIGINKIHKWMNKFGYGKLTNIDLFNEQLGNMPTKKWKLQNIENPWYIGDTISVGIGQSYWNATPIQIHNALTILINNGVTKTLHLYKMEKLDNIFKYYSFPKYKKIVNLPFQYWNIVKKGMFNVVNKKNGTLYKYFSNVKNYNVAAKTGTAQVFNLKNKKKYNINTIEEKLRDHKLIIAFAPFNDPKIAITIIIENSNKNILIGDILRKILDYIFANQKKFLT
- the holA gene encoding DNA polymerase III subunit delta, with protein sequence MNKILLNNFNKNIYNKKYFCYILTGDEIFFIKKSINLLFKKLIKLGYLKNKIIIIDNDTIWDDIFSKFIITDFFYKKQIIHLICLNKKIFFKFKNNIINLIYYININNILILEIHDYFNLYTEKIIKNFINNKYLIFLKFNKLNNKQLTNWIYYRFKKLNLIINKKNCSFLKNLYSKNLMLLNQIIEDIYIHDKNQNYLSNISYIKDNNLINSILLGNVKNSFEIIKQMKNNKQNIFLVFNKLQKTIFLIFKIYRNLKKYPLNIILKKFLIPLSKEYFYKQILKKINNKKLYLIFKLLLEIEINMKSFIINDYTEKYFWIDLEKLIFLIS